A single Gemmatimonadota bacterium DNA region contains:
- the efp gene encoding elongation factor P — protein sequence MVNATDLRTGMTIRIDGSIYFITGCEHIKPGKGTAFSRTRLKHIHTGAVIEKTYKASDKLEDVRVERRKFQFQYTDGDMYYMMDLETYEQVPVGASIIGDNKDYIKDSMTLELLTADQGVVGIEMPNFIELEVTQTDPGIRGDTATGGTKPATLESGAVVQVPLFINPGDVLRIDTRSREYVERV from the coding sequence ATGGTGAACGCTACGGACCTGCGCACCGGTATGACCATAAGGATCGATGGATCCATTTACTTCATCACGGGCTGCGAACACATCAAGCCGGGCAAGGGAACGGCCTTCTCACGCACCCGCCTGAAGCATATCCACACCGGGGCCGTGATCGAGAAGACCTACAAGGCCTCGGACAAACTGGAAGACGTGCGGGTGGAACGGCGCAAGTTCCAGTTCCAGTACACCGACGGCGACATGTACTACATGATGGATCTGGAGACTTACGAACAGGTTCCGGTAGGCGCGTCGATCATCGGCGACAACAAGGATTACATCAAGGACAGCATGACGCTCGAACTGCTCACCGCGGACCAGGGTGTCGTGGGCATCGAAATGCCGAATTTCATCGAGCTGGAAGTGACGCAGACCGATCCGGGTATCCGCGGCGACACCGCGACGGGAGGCACCAAGCCGGCCACGCTCGAAAGCGGCGCCGTGGTGCAGGTCCCGCTGTTCATCAACCCCGGCGACGTGCTGCGCATCGATACGCGGTCCCGCGAATACGTAGAGCGGGTGTAG
- the accB gene encoding acetyl-CoA carboxylase biotin carboxyl carrier protein — translation MGIDEVLKLIESLRDTDIQEVEVAEGDRKIRIVRMTPGASAAAVPAPAADTHAQAAAPPAEHVRQDDGRADSADSTYVEVTSPMVGTFYRSPEPDADPFVQEQDRISTGQQLCIIEAMKLMNPIQSELNGRVMAILVEDAQPVEYGQPLFLIEPA, via the coding sequence ATGGGAATCGATGAGGTGCTCAAGCTGATCGAATCGCTGCGGGATACGGACATCCAGGAAGTCGAGGTGGCCGAGGGCGACCGGAAGATCCGGATCGTGCGCATGACGCCCGGCGCGTCCGCGGCCGCCGTCCCCGCACCCGCAGCGGATACGCACGCGCAGGCCGCCGCGCCACCCGCGGAACACGTGCGGCAGGACGATGGCCGGGCAGACTCCGCGGACAGCACCTACGTCGAGGTGACCTCGCCCATGGTGGGTACCTTCTACCGGTCACCCGAGCCCGACGCCGACCCCTTCGTTCAGGAGCAGGACCGGATCAGCACCGGCCAGCAGCTGTGCATCATCGAAGCCATGAAGCTGATGAACCCCATCCAGTCCGAACTGAACGGGCGGGTGATGGCCATCCTGGTGGAAGACGCCCAGCCCGTCGAGTACGGCCAACCGTTGTTTCTGATCGAACCGGCATAG
- the accC gene encoding acetyl-CoA carboxylase biotin carboxylase subunit: MFQKILIANRGEIALRVIRSCKELNIATLAVHSETDQDSLHVRFADEAVCIGSNAPNDSYLNIPRIISAAEIMNADAVHPGYGFLSENPHFAEVCESCDIAFIGPPSRAIRLMGDKAEARKTVAASDVPTIPGTEDVVEDEDAAVEASREIGFPLVIKASAGGGGRGIRIVRDEGELREAFRLASREAQNAFNNPALYLERYIEKARHIEVQVLGDRHGQVVHLGERDCSIQRRRQKLIEESPSPFVDDELRAGLGEAALRAARAIDYENAGTVEFLVTEDRQFYFMEMNTRIQVEHPVTEMVVSQDLVKEQIRVAAGHPLGFAQEDVQMRGHAIECRINAEDPDRNFMPSTGEITSFHTPGGYGVRVDSHVYAQYVVTPFYDSMLAKLIVWGKDREEAMTRTERALEEFIVEGINTTIPFHQFMLRHPTFRSGQADTDFVESLSSLS, translated from the coding sequence ATGTTCCAGAAGATCCTCATCGCCAACCGCGGCGAGATCGCCCTGCGCGTTATCCGCTCGTGCAAAGAATTGAACATCGCGACGCTGGCCGTCCACTCCGAAACGGACCAGGACTCCCTCCATGTCCGCTTCGCCGACGAGGCGGTCTGCATCGGCAGCAACGCGCCGAACGACAGCTACCTGAACATACCCCGCATCATCAGCGCGGCGGAAATCATGAACGCCGACGCCGTGCATCCCGGATACGGGTTCCTCTCCGAAAACCCCCACTTCGCCGAGGTCTGCGAATCCTGCGACATCGCCTTCATCGGCCCGCCGTCCAGGGCCATCCGCCTCATGGGCGACAAGGCCGAAGCGCGAAAGACGGTGGCGGCGTCCGACGTCCCCACCATTCCGGGCACGGAAGACGTCGTCGAAGACGAGGACGCCGCGGTCGAGGCTTCCCGGGAGATCGGGTTTCCCCTGGTGATCAAGGCCTCCGCCGGAGGCGGCGGGCGGGGTATCCGCATCGTCCGCGACGAGGGCGAGTTGCGCGAAGCCTTCCGCCTGGCTTCACGGGAGGCCCAGAACGCCTTCAACAACCCCGCGCTGTACCTGGAAAGGTATATTGAAAAAGCCCGGCATATCGAGGTGCAGGTCCTGGGTGACCGCCACGGCCAGGTCGTCCACTTAGGCGAGCGGGACTGTTCGATCCAGCGGCGCCGGCAGAAGCTCATCGAAGAGTCGCCGTCCCCCTTCGTCGACGACGAACTACGTGCCGGGCTGGGAGAGGCCGCCCTGCGCGCGGCGCGGGCGATCGACTACGAAAATGCGGGAACCGTCGAGTTCCTCGTGACCGAGGACCGCCAGTTCTACTTCATGGAGATGAACACGCGCATCCAGGTGGAACACCCCGTGACGGAAATGGTCGTTTCACAGGACCTCGTAAAGGAACAGATCCGCGTCGCCGCCGGCCATCCCCTGGGTTTCGCGCAGGAAGACGTGCAAATGCGGGGACACGCCATCGAGTGCCGGATCAACGCCGAGGACCCGGACCGGAACTTCATGCCCTCCACGGGCGAGATCACGAGTTTCCACACGCCGGGCGGTTACGGAGTGCGGGTGGACAGCCACGTGTACGCCCAGTACGTCGTCACGCCCTTCTACGACTCCATGCTGGCGAAGCTGATCGTCTGGGGAAAGGACCGGGAGGAGGCAATGACGCGGACCGAGCGGGCCCTGGAGGAGTTTATCGTCGAAGGCATCAACACGACGATTCCGTTCCACCAGTTCATGTTGAGGCACCCGACCTTCCGTTCCGGACAAGCCGATACGGACTTCGTTGAATCCCTGAGTTCCCTGAGCTGA
- the gcvH gene encoding glycine cleavage system protein GcvH: MNTPSDLRYSSEHEWVRLEGDIATVGITDFAQSELGDIVFVELPSEGDPVAEMGVFGAVEAVKTVSDLYSPMGGTVTEVNDDLEDNPEAVNQDPYGDGWMIRLKVDDAGAFTSLMTAADYRSFVGV; this comes from the coding sequence ATGAACACGCCCTCAGATCTCCGCTATTCTTCCGAACACGAGTGGGTGCGCCTGGAGGGCGACATCGCCACCGTCGGCATCACGGACTTCGCACAGTCCGAACTCGGCGACATCGTCTTCGTGGAACTGCCTTCGGAAGGCGACCCGGTGGCCGAGATGGGCGTCTTCGGGGCGGTGGAAGCCGTGAAGACCGTGTCGGACCTCTACAGTCCAATGGGCGGAACGGTGACGGAGGTCAACGACGACCTGGAAGACAACCCCGAGGCGGTCAACCAGGACCCCTACGGCGACGGATGGATGATCAGGCTGAAAGTCGATGACGCGGGCGCCTTCACCAGCCTGATGACCGCCGCGGACTACCGTTCCTTCGTCGGCGTCTGA
- a CDS encoding aminomethyl-transferring glycine dehydrogenase subunit GcvPA: protein MTYIPNTDADRQAMMAVIGIESVEELLSVIPDDVRLDGPLDLPPALSELELHDTMGEMSARNGSADRMASFVGGGMYDHFVPSAIGHLAGRSEFLTCYTPYQPEVSQGTLQGIYEFQTMICELTGLEVANASMYDGASATAEAAMLARSATGRDRVILAGSVHPHYVETVRTYAHGPGIEVETLPCPNGALDPGQLESALTDDTACVIVQHPNFYGCLESMSELERVVHGAGALLVMAVDPISLGVIESPGAYGADIAVGEGQSMGNQVSYGGPALGFFAARDRFVRRMPGRIAGQTIDQENRRGFVLTLQAREQHIRRDKATSNICTSQQLNALMATIYLSLIGKEGLKQVAELCLHKSHYAAARIADLPGYELAFDRSFFKEFVVRTPAPPDKIVTRLADDGLLAGIDLGRFPSLEIEDGLLIAVTERRTRAQIDRLVEALARFS, encoded by the coding sequence ATGACTTACATCCCCAACACCGACGCCGACCGGCAGGCCATGATGGCAGTCATCGGCATCGAGTCGGTCGAAGAACTGCTGTCCGTCATCCCCGACGACGTCCGGCTGGACGGACCTTTGGACCTCCCGCCCGCCCTGTCGGAACTCGAACTCCACGATACGATGGGCGAGATGTCCGCCCGCAACGGTTCGGCCGACCGGATGGCGTCCTTCGTGGGTGGCGGCATGTACGATCACTTCGTGCCCAGCGCCATAGGCCACCTGGCCGGCCGATCGGAATTCCTGACCTGCTACACGCCCTACCAGCCGGAAGTGAGCCAGGGCACGCTCCAGGGCATCTACGAGTTCCAGACGATGATCTGCGAACTTACGGGTCTGGAGGTGGCCAACGCCTCCATGTACGACGGCGCTTCGGCGACGGCGGAAGCGGCCATGCTGGCCCGGTCGGCCACGGGGCGCGACCGCGTGATCCTGGCGGGTAGCGTGCACCCCCATTACGTCGAGACGGTCCGTACCTACGCCCACGGGCCGGGCATCGAAGTGGAGACGCTTCCCTGCCCGAACGGCGCGCTGGATCCCGGCCAACTGGAGTCGGCCCTGACCGATGATACGGCCTGCGTGATCGTCCAGCATCCCAATTTCTACGGCTGCCTGGAATCCATGAGCGAACTGGAACGGGTCGTGCACGGCGCGGGCGCCCTCCTGGTCATGGCCGTGGACCCGATCTCCCTCGGGGTCATCGAGTCTCCTGGCGCCTACGGCGCGGACATCGCCGTGGGAGAGGGGCAGTCCATGGGCAACCAGGTGAGTTACGGCGGACCGGCCCTGGGTTTCTTCGCGGCGCGGGACCGCTTCGTCCGGCGCATGCCCGGCCGCATCGCGGGACAAACCATCGACCAGGAGAACCGACGGGGGTTCGTCCTGACGCTGCAGGCCCGCGAACAGCATATCCGGCGGGACAAGGCGACGTCGAACATCTGCACCAGCCAGCAGCTCAACGCCCTGATGGCGACCATCTACCTGTCGTTGATCGGGAAAGAGGGATTGAAGCAGGTGGCGGAACTGTGCCTCCACAAAAGCCACTACGCGGCAGCGCGCATCGCGGACCTGCCAGGCTATGAACTCGCCTTCGACCGGTCGTTCTTCAAGGAATTCGTGGTGCGGACGCCGGCACCGCCCGACAAGATTGTGACCCGGCTCGCGGACGACGGGTTGCTGGCCGGCATCGACCTGGGACGCTTCCCGTCACTGGAAATCGAAGACGGCCTGCTGATCGCCGTGACGGAGCGGAGGACGCGCGCCCAGATCGACCGGCTGGTCGAAGCGCTGGCGCGATTCAGTTGA